A region of the Gigantopelta aegis isolate Gae_Host chromosome 11, Gae_host_genome, whole genome shotgun sequence genome:
TTGACTATTTGGTAGTGGAAGCTGAACTCAGGAAAATATTTCTCAAATCCTGCGTCCTTTTAAACTTGTTCTTGTGTTAGGCTGGCCAGGTCTTAGGCGATCTTTGGCTACCCCAATCTCTTTACAAGTCTCAAAACAGTTgaggggcgggatatagccaaCTGGTAtaacactcgcttgatgtgaggtCAGTTTCatattgatccccgtcagtgggcccattgggcgatttctcgtcccaactggtatatcaaatttcGCGTCATGTGCCATCatatttgtgggatggtgcatatgaaacatccctttctactaatggcaaaatgtagcaggtttcctcttaaagagtatatgtcaaagttacctaATGtctcacatccaatagccgatgattaataaaacaatgtgctctagttgtgttgttaaacaaaagaaacaaaacagttaATGGGTGACACCAGAAATCTAGCTACCTGATGTGTTGATAAGTTGACATGCAACATACCAACGACCCAAACGCCTTATTCCATTAATTGTCAGCAAGCCTAGCTATTCTGATAAACATTTAATTGTGTGTCCCATGGGTATcatcataaaaacaattatgataAAAATTCGTGCGTGATATATTTGTATGGACCTATTTGTGACCCAACACCATTTCGTGCAGTCTGCATCACGCTTCACTGAGCATAGACGTGAAAATCCATTAACACTTTTATTGATCATGTACCCCAAAAGGGGTCGACAAAATATAGCAACCAAAAAATGTTGCGTTTTTAAAGCGGTCCTGTGTATTTGAAGCATGAAATCGAGCTTTATACATGAACACCATCCACTGTTGTTAGACCCAACTAAGTAGCCTTGAGCTGTCTTTTTCTCAAATGTGAATTATAGTAGAATTTGGTTTAACACCAATTTCAGGACTCACCtgaggagagtaatttttaccTGCCCTTAGCACTGTGAATTGATATGATATCAGTaaggtaatatcttaaatggctcccagTAATCTAAGTTAGAGGAGCAATTAATCATtccttaaatttattttatttagtttagttttgggtgggcttttttttttttctttttttttcttcttctgtttttttatgACAAGGTCTCCAGTTTGACcaattgaaattttaatttgactGCAGATTTTATGAAATTCGCCAAAGTGCAAAATACTGTTTTGTGGGGGGATTTTTAtgtcttattattattagtttattaatttatttttattattacttttttatggGGAGAGTGATGGTGAATTCGGGCTGATTGCAAAACTATTTTTCACTTTTCACGATTATATGCTTTACATGGAGGGTGTCTCTATATGTGTTGGATTGTTgggttatttagttttttaaggGTGTGTGTATTACttgtcttgtttttgttgttgttgttttttactttttttcttttggagttttgttttaacaatgaTTCTATATAACAGATTCGCAGGTTGATCAATTGGGGTCGTGTCTGTTGCTTGATAAATGGCTCCATCAGCCAAGACTGCTACACTGttccaatattttatatatatttaatgttttcgtTGTTTTTGGTTTTACCCAACAATTGATGTTGAATGGCTCCTAACATAGTAACTGTAAAACGTATTGGActtattttattagttattaGTTCATTCTCAACCAGTTAGTTATGGAATAGACACaaggttaaattaaaacaaaaaaactttacttgtttaatattgttatttttgagaggttttggttttttggtttgctgtttaataaaactaatatctGACATTGATTGTATGTAGTTGCGTTTATAACTATAAAACCCATTCTCGAATTGGTAACCCAtcctcgtcccaaccagtgtctcacgactggtatatcaaaacctgtggtatgtgccatcttgtttgtgttgctgctaatggaacaatattgcgggcttcctctcaagactgagtcagaattaccaaatgttacacATCCAATGGTGGATGATTACAAGCGCACGTTCACACAAAACAGATCAACACCAACCGTCAGTTAATTGGCTTAACCTGAGGTTGACAGACCTTttcaaaaccaaataattttattatgggCACAATTCAAATAATAAGTGATAATGTAATGTCGAAACTAGATTTAgaacaacaaaatgtattcaTACATAATCTGATCTAAAGGTTATTTTGCAttaatgcaaaaattaaaacctttattttttattttttttatctaggattattttttatttaacgtatggttattttgacactttgtcGAGAGATCTAGAAATGAATGCCCCCACCATCACCTAGTCTACTCCCAATAAATGAGGAATGCCGCTACCAGCACCTAGTCTACTCCCAATAAGTAAGGAATCCTGATAACAGCACCTAGTCTACTCCCCGTAAATAAGGAATGCGCTACCAGGACCAAGGCTACTCCTAATAAGTAAGGAATCCTGATAACATAACCTAATCTACTCCCAATAAATGAGGAATGTCGCTACCAGCACCTAGTCTACTCCCAATAAATAAGAAATGCTGATACCAGCACCTAGTCTACTCCCAATAAGTAAGGAATAGCGCTACCAGCACCTAGTCTACTCCCAACAAGTAAGGAATCCCGCTAACACAGTCTACTCCCAAGGAATAGTGCTACCAGCACCAAGGCTACCCCCAACAAGTAAGGAATAGCGCTACCAGCACAGTCTACTACCAACAAGTAAGGAATTCCACTACTAGCAGTCTACTCCCAACAAGTAAGGAATTCCACTACTAGCACCAAGTCTACTACCAACAAGTAAGAAATCCCGCTACCAGCACCAAGTCTACTACCAACAAGTAAGGAATCCCGCTACCAGCACCTAGTCTACTACCAACAAGTAAGAAATCCCGCTACCAGCTCCAAGTCTACTACCAACAAGTAAGAAATCCCGCTACCAGCACCAAGTCTACTACCAACAAGTAAGAAATTCCACTACTAGCACCAAGTCTACTACCAACAAGTAAGGAATCCCGCTACCAGCACAGTCTACTACCAACAAGTACGGAATAGCGCTAGCAGCACAGTCTACTACCAACAAGTACGGAATAGCGCTAGCAGCACAGTCTACTACCAACAAGTAAGGAATAGCGCTAGCAGCACAGTCTACTACCAACAAGTACGGAATAGCGCTAGCAGCACAGTCTACTACCAACAAGTACGGAATAGCGCTACCAGCAGTCTACTACCAACAAGTACGGAATTCCGCTACCAGCACCTAGTCTACTCCCATCAAGTAAGGAATCCCGCTACTAGCACCTAGTCTACTCCCAACAAGTAAGGAATTCCACTACCAGCACAGTCTACACCCGACAAGTAAGGAATTCCACTACCAGCACAGTCTACACCCAACAAGTAAGGAATTCCACTACCAGCACAGTCTACTACCAACAAGTAAGGAATATCGCTACCAGCACAGTCTACTACCAACAAGTACGGAATAGCGCTACCAGCAGTCTACTACCAACAAGTACGGAATTCCGCTACCAGCACCTAGTCTACTCCCATCAAGTAAGGAATCCCGCTACTAGCACCTAGTCTACTCCCAACAAGTAAGGAATTCCACTACCAGCAGTCTTCTCCCAACAAGTAAGGAATTCCACTACCAGCACAGTCTACACCCAACAAGTAAGGAATTCCACTACCAGCACAGTCTACACCCAACAGTAAACCTGGCCAGAGTACACAAAAAGCACTGCTTTTTAATTGGCCCGAATTACAATAAAATCGTCATTAATTTGAACAAGTTacacgtttacaaactacatacTTGTTAGGTTCAGTCTAACAGTTGTCaattcaaagctgtctgccatgaaataatcacagtcgaacagcagactacttgcgcgcaTATATTTCCGGATTTAGatcaaccaaatgggaagataactgtcaTATGAGGCCTCATAACCCTCGAATAAGTAAGGAGTGGGACACAGGCCATTGGTAAAGTCCTGCCTTATGCGAAGCCaatctgtgatcgatccccgtcagtgggacattgggctatttatcgttccatccagtgtaccacaactcgTATATTATTGGTGTGTGCTATACTGTCAGTGTCATGGTGCATACAAACGCCCCTTGTAacgaatggaaaaaaaatggaatGGGTCTCCTCTCTACGACTATGTCCGAATTACTATgcttggcatccaatagccgatgataatataTCAACGTGCCCTGttctcattaaacaaaacaaacttctcgcTAGGTTTTCGGTTTTTTAATACAcatctatatatttattatccacatggttcaagatATCCAGGTAAATATAACCATTATGACACGTGTCATAACAATTTCACGTGCGCATCGAATAACGTcgttttgggaagcgacgtcataacgtAATGCGGCGTCTCCAGCCTTGGCTCTATGTAATcgcttaccaaaatgacgtcatttcgtcctTTCTAGtgtgaaacgttttgacatgacTTTGTTGTtcgtaaaaaacaaaaactattgtggataataaagcaATTATTgcactcgcgtgtgaatcgtactgattttacgaaactcgtgtcaggattcatgcaTTACcttcgtttcgtaaaatcagtacgacacacaagctcatgtaataatctatctatctatctaagtatatatatataaatgaatccAAATAGTTTACCTGTCATGTTTTCCATGTAATcaatttttacaaatacaagtgatttctttttaaaaccacTTTACTTTCAtagcaataaataaacaaacaaacatgccaTTAGTATCTTGTTCGTTCTTTCAGCCGATGAATATGGCGGGACAGTTCGTGTAACAGAAGgagtgaagaagaaaaaagaaaacaaaatgcatcATAAAGTCCAAGAATGAAGTGTGTTTATTTCTACATCACTTCCTGTATTCAGCTGAATCTACCACTTCGTTAATGTTCCACGTGTAACGATAGCTACTGCTGATGTGTATTTGTCAACTAGTAGTGTATGGTCAGGTCATCGTCACAAGTTAATTCCACAGAAGTCAACTTCAGTTTAGATTATTTAAAAGTCATCACGCGAACTTGTTCTGATCTCACTCTAAAAGGAAGTAATACTAGAAGTTTAATCCTTCCAAAGCTAACAAGTTGTACATGACTtgagtttagtttgtttaaatgACATCCAGTGGACTCTTAAAAGTCAATCGTAAAGAGACATGAACAACACGTCGATTCCGTGCGACGAGGAACTGCCTGGCACGAGAGACGGCATCGCCACCATCATCGTCCTGTGTCTGCTGGCGGTGGTCGTCGTGCTGGCTGTGGCTGGGAATACAATTCTCATCCTTGCCATCATCACCAGCAGGCGTCTCCGGAACCGGCCCAACCTGTTCGTGCTGTCTCGTGCCGTCGTTGACCTCGGCGTGGGTGCTCTGGTGATACCGTTCTGTATCTACAAATACCTCCACAACAACGGCTGGGAGCTGGGGCATCAGCTGTGTCTGGTGGTCAGCGGCTTCAACGACACGATGTGCTTTACGTCACTCCTTCACCTCCTCATCATAGCAGTGCACCGCTACATCGTCATCTGTCACCCCGCCTACCACGGGCACATGGGACTCGGTCGGGTGCTCATCATGCTGTCTGCCTGCTGGCTTATCCCCCTGTTGATTATCTACATGCCCATGATTACCGAGTGGCACACGATCGGCATTAGCGAAATGATCCCGTGCTACCCGTTCGGAAAGCGGTGCATCATGGTGTACAACGTCACATACGCGCTTGTCTACTCCCTCGCCGTATATTTCATCCCTGCCATGATCATGGTGTTCTGTCACGTGAAGCTGCGCGTGAAGACCAAGATGCGCGTGGACCACTGTCGCCGGTTCAGCGTCATCTCCACGGAGCTGAGCGACGTCAACATGGCTCACACGCTCAGCATCCTCATGGCGTGTTACGGCCTGTGTTGGACGCCATTAGTTATCTGCAGGATCATCGATGCTCTGCTCAAGTACGTGATGCCGCCCGATCTCTTCACCGGCTTCTTCTTCTTAGCCTGTTCTAACTCCATGCTCAACCCGTGTGTCTACTACCTGTCGAGTAGCCACTTCAGGTACAACATCCATAAGCTCATCATGTGCGAGCTGTGCTGCAGCCGCAACGACGTCATTCCAATCAAGACGCTGAATTCAATGATGAACTCGCAGAGGGCGGAGGTGTCAGATACGATGGAGTCGGATTCGTTACCGCCACTACCGATAGTGATGACAACACTGCCGACAATAACGGCAACAACGTCAAAAGTAACGACGACAACGCCGAAAGTAACGACGACATTACCGACGGAGACAGTAATAATGCCAAAtgcgacgacgacgacgacgacaacgACGACGTGATGAAAGTTGTGCAGGTCAGAATTCAAAATGGAGGACAAAATCTGCGTGTTttttcagtgtgtgtatatagcaAGCTAAAAACGTTGCGTTTTTAAAGCGGTCCTGTGTATTTCAAGCATGAAGTTGACTTTATAGGGGAACATCGTCCATTGTTGTAGAACTAAGTAGAGTGTTGTAGAACATCGTCCAGTGTTTTAGAACTAAGTAGAGTGTTGTAGAACATCGTCCAGTGTTGTAGAACTAAGTAGAGTGTTGTAGAACATCGTCCAGTGTTGTAGAACTAAGTAGCCTTGAGCTGTCTTTTTCTCAAATGTGAATTACAGTAGaatttgatttaatatttttaattttgtaaatctaaCCGATTTCAGGACTCACCTGAGAAGAATAATTTTTACCTGCCCTTAGCACTGTGAATTGATATGATATCAGTaaggtaatatcttaaatggctcccagTAATCTAAGTTAGAGGAGCAATTAATCATtccttaattattattattattattattattattattattattatttgatttattgttTATGACAAGGTCTAAAATGTGGCTAATTGAAAGTTTAGTTTCACTGGAGATTCTATGATAAATTCGCCAAagtgcaaccccccccccccccccaaaaaaaaaaaaaaaaacccacaccaaaaaaaacaacaaaaaaacccaccaaaaaaacaccaacaagcaaacaaacaaaactcaaACATTTTGAATGGAGATTTTGATATCTTATTATTATGAGTTGattagtttattattactattacgtTTTTTGGGGGAGGAAGGTGATGGTGGATTCGGGCCGATTGTAAAATTCCTTTTCACATTTCACGATTATATGCTTTAGATGGAGGGTGTGTGAAGATGATATGGATTGTTGGGTTATTGTCTTGTTCTttgtggtgttttgttttgttgttgttgggagggggggggggggtatttaggTTGTGGGTGTATTATTtgacttggggtttttttcttcggAGCTTTGTTTTAACAATGATTGTATATAACAAATTCGCAGGCTGATCGACTGGGGTCATGTCTGTTGCTTGATAAATGGGTCCATCAGCTAAGGCTGAAACACtgttcaaatgttttatatatttgatcttttcgttgttttgttttatctcaACAAGTAATAGtgattctaattcaacacattcGTAAGAACGAATCTCATTGGATATCCACACAAAAAATgtcaggtggtaaaatcaccgatataccggtcgcaaattttctggcagaaatacgtCATAGGTTAAGCAGAGAAcagggttgttttgtaatgacctcataaagacaatttctgtaggGATCATATTACGCACAGAAGTCGTTAAATACTGAGACAATTTTATGTCAGACATGAAAAcattattctttattagtcgTTATCTAATCACGAGagctgattaaatatgtcaaattacacatctatGTTCGAGCCGCTAACTGTCCGACCACCCATCGCCTGTTAATGGGCTGTCTAATGACGTCACCAACTGGTGACGTTTATATGCTTGTTTTTACTAACAATGTGAtaatttcctatttaaaatcaaccagcaaacagtttaattagaataggtataaccctactgtgttttccgatttgtggacgtatatcggtggttttgcAGTCGCAAATTTAccgttttataaaacaaatttgcgacagtaaaaccaccaatATACGTCTGCAAAtaggaaaacacagtagggttatcccctaaatggcTTCTAAGATAGGTAACTAAAACGTATTAGACTTTTATTTTATGAGTGGTATATGGTTCTTGAAGTTTATAACCCATCACAAAAACTGCAACCCTGGCAATTCACAAAATGAAcacagaattatatatatattttttaatgcctGCATTTTCCACGGCAGTTTTGCATTTAATGTAAAACAGAGgagtttacaataataataatattaataataataatataaaaatattacaagttccatggcaaaataaatacacacggACAGACATTCTCAACCAGTTGGTTATGGAATAGACacaaagttaaattaaaacacagaaGTTTACTcgtttaatattgttattttggaGAGGTTATGGTTTTCTGTTTTGctgatcaataaaaataatatctgacattgatTTTACGTAGTTGTGTTTATAACTATAAAACCCATTCTCGAATTGGTACCCCAtcctcgtcccaaccagtacctaCTCTACTCCCAATAAGTAAGGAATTCTGCTACCAGCACCTAGCCTACTCCCAATAAGTAAGGAATGCCGCTACCAGCACCTAGTCTACTCCCAACAAGTAAATAATTCCGCTACCAGCACCTAGTCTACTCCCAACAAGTAAGGAATTCCGCTACCAGCACCTAGTCTACTCCCAACAAGTAAGGAATTCCGCTACCAGCACCTAGTCTACTCCCAACAAATACTGCGTGCTGATATTTCCAGATTTAGATCATCCAAATGGGAAGACAACTGTCATCAAGGACCTTATAGCCCTCAAATAACTAAGAGGCGGGACATTGGCCAGTAGTAAAGCACCCGCTTTATGCGCAGCCGTTCTGTgattgatcctcgtcagtgggaccattgggctatttatcattcaagccagtgtaccacgactagtatatcattGTTATGCCCTACATTGTcagtggcatggtgcatatacgtctcttgttactaatggaaacaaatgtaatgggttttctctctacgaCTATGTCCGAATTACTATGACATCCAACAGGCGATAATTAATATAAcaacgtgctctagtgttgtcgttaaacaaaataaacttatctctaggtttttgttatatatacatacaaatacatacatacatacacttcaAAAAAGatggggaactctaataagaatttacaattgccaaaattataaagtatattagctg
Encoded here:
- the LOC121384993 gene encoding 5-hydroxytryptamine receptor 4-like isoform X1; this encodes MNNTSIPCDEELPGTRDGIATIIVLCLLAVVVVLAVAGNTILILAIITSRRLRNRPNLFVLSRAVVDLGVGALVIPFCIYKYLHNNGWELGHQLCLVVSGFNDTMCFTSLLHLLIIAVHRYIVICHPAYHGHMGLGRVLIMLSACWLIPLLIIYMPMITEWHTIGISEMIPCYPFGKRCIMVYNVTYALVYSLAVYFIPAMIMVFCHVKLRVKTKMRVDHCRRFSVISTELSDVNMAHTLSILMACYGLCWTPLVICRIIDALLKYVMPPDLFTGFFFLACSNSMLNPCVYYLSSSHFRYNIHKLIMCELCCSRNDVIPIKTLNSMMNSQRAEVSDTMESDSLPPLPIVMTTLPTITATTSKVTTTTPKVTTTLPTETVIMPNATTTTTTTTT